The following are encoded together in the Pseudidiomarina andamanensis genome:
- the rimI gene encoding ribosomal protein S18-alanine N-acetyltransferase — MQFNVNQLQLVQATRDDLDALEQIENLSFVTDRISRRSFRRFIDQNIGDFKVAKFDGRVIGYYIVLYRQATELARLYSLAVDPEFRRRGVGRLLLDAAEDDADARFCLFMRLEVKTDNTAALKMYHHAGYYDMEIRPEYYEDDSDALVLQKLLPRFETNSLDNGNQRLVPYRTQTTEFTCGPASLLMAMAYFDIPCPDPHHEELEIWREATTIFMTSGHGGCGPHGLARAALKRGLSVELHVSESGPLLLDSVRSADKKQIMARIQESDIAALKQAGVPIIVGDYTLNQLLHDLHKGKLVIALISTYVFDESKAPHWVLICAADDHYVYINDPDQDSFPWQSAADRQYLPIPLATFKRAFGFGRRKQRAAVVISRALNN, encoded by the coding sequence ATGCAATTCAATGTTAATCAACTTCAACTTGTTCAAGCGACTCGCGATGATCTCGACGCTTTAGAACAAATTGAAAACTTAAGCTTTGTCACCGACCGCATTAGTCGTCGTAGTTTTCGTCGTTTTATCGACCAAAACATTGGCGACTTCAAAGTGGCAAAGTTCGATGGTCGTGTGATTGGTTACTATATTGTTTTGTATCGTCAAGCCACTGAATTAGCGCGTCTATATTCGTTAGCTGTTGACCCTGAGTTCCGTCGACGTGGGGTAGGGCGTTTATTGTTGGATGCCGCCGAAGATGATGCTGATGCACGCTTTTGCCTATTCATGCGCCTTGAAGTAAAAACCGATAATACCGCGGCATTAAAGATGTATCACCACGCCGGTTATTACGACATGGAAATTCGTCCGGAATATTATGAGGATGATAGTGATGCCTTGGTGTTACAAAAGCTACTGCCACGCTTTGAGACAAACTCACTCGATAACGGCAATCAACGCCTCGTTCCATATCGCACTCAAACCACCGAGTTCACTTGCGGTCCGGCGAGCTTGTTGATGGCCATGGCGTATTTCGATATTCCGTGCCCTGATCCGCATCATGAAGAGCTTGAGATATGGCGTGAAGCGACCACCATATTTATGACCTCGGGGCATGGTGGTTGTGGCCCTCATGGGCTTGCGCGTGCTGCTCTAAAACGTGGCCTGTCAGTTGAGCTACACGTGAGTGAATCGGGCCCGTTATTACTTGATTCGGTACGAAGTGCTGATAAGAAGCAAATTATGGCGCGTATTCAAGAATCCGATATTGCCGCTTTGAAACAAGCGGGCGTGCCTATTATTGTTGGCGATTATACGCTGAACCAGCTATTGCATGACCTTCATAAAGGCAAATTGGTGATTGCACTGATTAGTACGTATGTTTTTGACGAAAGCAAAGCGCCGCACTGGGTATTAATCTGTGCTGCCGATGACCATTACGTGTACATCAATGACCCTGATCAAGACAGTTTTCCGTGGCAATCAGCCGCCGATAGACAGTATTTGCCGATTCCGCTTGCTACTTTTAAACGAGCGTTTGGTTTTGGTCGACGTAAACAGCGCGCGGCTGTGGTTATCAGTCGCGCGTTGAATAATTGA